A stretch of the Papaver somniferum cultivar HN1 chromosome 6, ASM357369v1, whole genome shotgun sequence genome encodes the following:
- the LOC113291206 gene encoding uncharacterized protein LOC113291206 produces MATPIDESPLIPELELAPPTISDSRKRFSYYPQISPPSINIEKFYVPGLNTASNDTEIIKAATISFELCFSYFTGAGKRFERRIYYDDIQMAFYYYGTNSNVLIGNISIPAFRQNPYSSFRLYRSLRIETFGVPWDEVRREVSNGGTARFHVGLDTKFEYSTGWWKPDLNLGANVTVNDHGMKTAKYLPLKAI; encoded by the exons atggCGACACCAATTGATGAGAGTCCTCTTATTCCGGAGCTTGAGCTTGCTCCTCCTACAATTTCAGACAGCAGAAAAAGGTTCTCA TATTACCCTCAAATTTCTCCGCCAAGTATCAACATCGAGAAATTTTACGTTCCCGGACTCAACACAGCCTCAAATGATACTGAAATCATCAAAGCCGCAACGATATCTTTCGAGCTTTGTTTCTCGTACTTCACAGGCGCCGGCAAGCGCTTCGAGCGGAGGATTTACTACGATGACATTCAAATGGCTTTCTATTATTACGGCACTAACTCGAATGTACTGATCGGAAACATATCTATACCTGCGTTTCGTCAAAACCCGTACTCTTCTTTTCGACTTTACCGTTCCCTGAGAATTGAGACTTTTGGGGTACCTTGGGATGAAGTTAGAAGAGAGGTTTCAAACGGGGGCACGGCCAGGTTTCATGTCGGTTTAGATACAAAATTTGAGTACTCTACTGGATGGTGGAAGCCAGATTTGAATTTAGGAGCTAACGTTACCGTCAATGATCATGGGATGAAGACTGCCAAATACTTGCCACTTAAGGCTATCTAG